The Leptospira brenneri genomic sequence ATATAAACACCTGGCAATGATTCTGGATTTTTGCCAACAGGATAAAAGTGAAACACTCTGCGGCCGGTACCAGGCAATTTGAGTTCTTTACGTTCTAAAGATTTTTTTTGTTTTAACCCTGCATAACTCAAGACAAGTGGGATTGCCAAAACATAAGGTTTCATTCGGATTTAGTTTTTGGGAGTGGGAAATTTTTCCAACAATAAAATCAAATAGAGCCTACCCATATATTCTTCACCTCTTCTATCTTTAAGATTAAAGATAAGAATGTATTGGCGAAAGTGTTCTAAAGAAATTGGAACTAGTTTATGATTTAAATTTTCTGGAGGTAAAATATCAATTTCATAACGTCCCAGTCTCATTTCTGTGATTAATTTTCCTGCGATCTGGTTGGCAAACTCCATCATGATGGAAGCAGAGTGAGCACGAGATGTGGGATCAATTTGAAAGGCTTTGGCAATTTTAGGAAGGAGTTTTAGTTTTGTGTATCCATCCAAAGCAAGATATACTT encodes the following:
- a CDS encoding chemotaxis protein CheX; this encodes MDPLIDEKFILTVSQVLPEHFQKSLLVFAEREAYGPSKNEGLCFENCTLVEFVGDINGKVYLALDGYTKLKLLPKIAKAFQIDPTSRAHSASIMMEFANQIAGKLITEMRLGRYEIDILPPENLNHKLVPISLEHFRQYILIFNLKDRRGEEYMGRLYLILLLEKFPTPKN